The sequence below is a genomic window from Desulfomonile tiedjei.
TTTCACCGTTAATGATTCGCTGGAGTACAAGATCGAAGGGCTCAACAGGGGAGGGGACGACTATCTGATCAAGCCGTACGAGCCGGACGAACTCATTGCACGGGTAAATGCGATGCTGCGGATAAGAAGGCTGTACAGCAGCTTGAGGCACGAACGGCAGGTGAATTGCCGGTTGAGCCGCACTCTCGACCGGAATGAGAAACTCGCTTCCCTTCTCGGCAGGTCCCCTCAGATGCGAGAGATTTGTGACCTGATATTGGATATTTCAACGAGCGACTCAAATGTGCTGATGCAGGGCGAGTCAGGCACCGGAAAAGAGGTCGTAGCAAGAACAATTCACGAAGAAAGCCTCCGAAGCAAAGGACCTTTTGTAGTAATCAATTGTGCGGCATATCCGGAAACGCTCCTCCATTCGGAGCTGTTCGGCCACGAAAAAGGGGCCTTTACGGGCGCAATCCGCAGGAAGCCGGGGCGATTCGAGCAGGCCGACGGCGGAACCATCTTCCTCGATGAAATAGGAGAGATAAGCCTTCCCACTCAGGTCATCCTTTTGCGTGTCATTCAGGAAAAGAAGTTCGAGCGGGTAGGCGGGGAAGAAACGCTTTCCACTGACGCTCGAATTATAGCGGCCACAAATAGGGACTTGAAGCAGGCCATGTCTCACGGCACGTTCCGTGAGGACCTTTATTGGCGGCTTAACGTCATCTCCGTGCACGTGCCGCCGCTTAGAGAAAGGCGAGAAGATATCCCGCAGCTCGTGGCAAATTTTGTAAAACACTACAATGACAAATTAGGGAAAAGCATTCGATCGTTCTCGCCCGATGCTATGGATCTCTTGTTCAGCCATCATTGGCCCGGGAATGTCCGGGAACTGGAAAATGTGATTGAACGCTCCATGGTGCTTGCCCGAGAAGACGTTATTCGCTGCGAAGGCTTACCCCAGGAGTTGCGCTTCCAGGAGCCTTCCATGTGCGTCAACGGTTCCACCAGAACCCTGGACCTTATGGAACGGGATCATGTAAGCTCAGTACTGGAGGAATGCGGATGG
It includes:
- a CDS encoding sigma-54-dependent Fis family transcriptional regulator, translated to MNDSSMSGYVLIIEDDPYNGPFTQQLLQAAGFRADLAESAEAGLDLLERNDDDPPDMILLDVNLPGMDGFELVTKLKGHPEFQYIPVIIFTVNDSLEYKIEGLNRGGDDYLIKPYEPDELIARVNAMLRIRRLYSSLRHERQVNCRLSRTLDRNEKLASLLGRSPQMREICDLILDISTSDSNVLMQGESGTGKEVVARTIHEESLRSKGPFVVINCAAYPETLLHSELFGHEKGAFTGAIRRKPGRFEQADGGTIFLDEIGEISLPTQVILLRVIQEKKFERVGGEETLSTDARIIAATNRDLKQAMSHGTFREDLYWRLNVISVHVPPLRERREDIPQLVANFVKHYNDKLGKSIRSFSPDAMDLLFSHHWPGNVRELENVIERSMVLAREDVIRCEGLPQELRFQEPSMCVNGSTRTLDLMERDHVSSVLEECGWNKYRAAKLMGISRSTLYSKMKKHRLLHAH